The Cystobacter ferrugineus genome includes a window with the following:
- a CDS encoding Pvc16 family protein, which translates to MALFTSLSHAGEVLAHLVRKRLELGDGQVILGPPREEILDTSQHLRITLLWVNEAPSHRNDLSVRNPDGTLTPPPLSLTATFLFTTYGNTVSEELFGAYDLLGNVMRVFHNEPELTLPLPELSERGEGRLGITLVPLSPELVEKLFGPLQLKHRAFALYEVGPLRLKSLREALAASPVVVPGGVRLAGPVVRKKPVLRNVVPPVQAVGGRVRLDGFFPAAPTRVMVGTSRLEGGDIQVLEGSRAVLITLPPSLPEGTHPVTVSVDNVSSEPVLMRVISAGEATFDALPSLTHSKGTNLVLSGRALSGVVEVVAWPEAGVQSPGDVRTLALASPASEDQLTVSSSSLAPLAPRAYRLAARVGEYHFTPHILLEVVP; encoded by the coding sequence GTGGCCCTGTTCACGAGCCTTTCCCATGCCGGCGAAGTGCTCGCCCATCTCGTGCGCAAACGGCTCGAGCTGGGTGATGGGCAGGTCATCCTTGGCCCTCCACGCGAGGAGATCCTCGACACCAGTCAGCACCTGCGCATCACGCTGCTCTGGGTGAACGAGGCTCCATCCCATCGCAATGATCTCTCGGTCCGCAATCCCGACGGCACGCTGACGCCGCCGCCGCTCTCCCTCACCGCGACCTTCCTCTTCACCACCTACGGCAACACCGTGTCGGAGGAGCTGTTCGGCGCGTACGACCTGCTCGGCAACGTCATGCGGGTGTTCCACAACGAGCCCGAGCTCACCCTGCCGCTGCCCGAGCTCTCCGAGCGGGGGGAGGGCAGGCTGGGCATCACCCTGGTGCCGCTGTCTCCCGAGCTGGTCGAGAAGCTCTTCGGACCCCTGCAGCTCAAGCACCGCGCCTTCGCCCTGTACGAGGTGGGCCCCCTCCGGCTCAAGAGCCTGCGGGAGGCGCTCGCGGCCAGCCCGGTGGTGGTGCCCGGAGGTGTCCGGCTGGCGGGGCCGGTGGTCCGCAAGAAGCCCGTTCTGCGCAACGTGGTCCCGCCGGTGCAGGCGGTGGGGGGACGGGTGCGCCTCGATGGCTTCTTCCCGGCGGCGCCCACGCGCGTCATGGTGGGGACGAGCCGGCTCGAAGGCGGGGACATCCAGGTACTGGAGGGCTCGCGCGCGGTGCTCATCACGCTCCCCCCCTCCCTGCCGGAGGGAACGCACCCCGTCACGGTCTCGGTGGACAACGTGAGCTCGGAGCCGGTGCTGATGCGGGTGATCTCCGCGGGTGAGGCCACGTTCGATGCCCTCCCCTCGCTCACGCACTCCAAGGGCACCAACCTGGTGCTCTCGGGGCGGGCCCTGTCGGGAGTGGTCGAGGTGGTCGCCTGGCCCGAGGCGGGCGTTCAGTCTCCGGGAGACGTGAGGACGCTCGCGCTCGCCTCGCCGGCGAGTGAGGACCAGCTCACCGTTTCCTCGTCCTCGCTCGCGCCCCTGGCCCCCCGTGCCTACCGCCTGGCCGCGCGCGTCGGTGAGTACCACTTCACGCCGCACATCCTCCTCGAGGTGGTCCCGTGA
- a CDS encoding AAA family ATPase has protein sequence MRGLELAREMALLGAECTALVREDVVIDAHQGYPDQREAWDSLGERMRAHVAGEGASRLLGVVGLPEASYWLVQLCTAVEVYPEAAAAVSIIAEDERLSLVTPVVFARLLRAALGIPFAQALREAIPGGTAERLGLVERAEPAANRPLSQQPLRLTAAELAAALGDEPASDKGTLSVRREPPSAGTGFARAFVQGAAELLRERGVLCIRAASSRAGRQLALDLASYRGESALLVTAGEELVEPAEVWRLRGGLAIVDLSLAAGARGFSEAWVQRLARHQRPLVVIAPWSTVTFELATVDVEGLDPQARLRVWSLGLGDESRAAGLASRFGVNLEEVRAAVRAARDTARLEGRMEVEGDEQTLAAEVMAQGARRMGRVVSRLRTNARIEHLIVPPAMRQALEDIVAWYRAGPRVRGEWHLAERSPLGRGLSCLFAGPPGTGKTFAAQCLAGTLGLNLYRIDLSQVVSKYIGETEKALHRIFEEAESGHGILLFDEADALFGKRSEVKDAHDRYANIEVGYLLQRLESFEGVSILTTNLRNHIDPAFVRRLAFILDFPMPDARTRRTLWEQSLPPRERWEPSLDLGQFVERFPLSGGNIHNIGLAAAHLAAARADGSLRTEHLVRATYRELEKNGMPRSRESFGPLSTHLPGR, from the coding sequence GTGAGGGGTCTCGAGCTCGCACGGGAGATGGCCCTGCTCGGGGCGGAGTGCACGGCGCTCGTGCGCGAGGACGTCGTCATCGACGCGCACCAGGGCTATCCGGATCAACGGGAGGCCTGGGACTCGCTGGGCGAGCGCATGCGGGCCCACGTGGCGGGGGAGGGGGCCTCGCGGCTGCTCGGCGTCGTCGGCCTGCCAGAGGCTTCGTACTGGCTCGTCCAGCTCTGCACGGCCGTGGAGGTGTACCCGGAGGCCGCGGCGGCGGTGAGCATCATCGCGGAGGACGAGCGGCTCTCGCTGGTGACGCCCGTCGTCTTCGCGCGCCTGCTGCGCGCGGCCCTGGGGATTCCCTTCGCCCAGGCGTTGCGTGAGGCCATTCCCGGAGGGACGGCCGAGCGGCTCGGACTGGTGGAGCGCGCGGAGCCCGCCGCGAACCGGCCCCTCTCCCAGCAGCCCCTGCGCCTGACGGCGGCCGAGCTCGCCGCGGCGCTCGGAGACGAGCCGGCCAGCGACAAGGGCACGTTGTCGGTGCGCCGCGAGCCGCCCTCCGCCGGGACGGGCTTCGCGCGGGCCTTCGTCCAGGGAGCGGCGGAGCTCCTGCGGGAGCGTGGTGTGCTCTGCATCCGCGCCGCGTCGAGCCGTGCCGGCAGGCAGCTCGCCCTGGACCTCGCCTCGTACCGCGGAGAGTCCGCCCTGCTCGTCACGGCGGGCGAGGAGTTGGTGGAGCCGGCCGAGGTGTGGCGCCTGCGCGGCGGTCTGGCCATCGTCGACCTGTCCCTCGCCGCGGGCGCTCGTGGCTTCTCGGAGGCCTGGGTCCAGCGGCTCGCCCGGCACCAGCGGCCGCTCGTGGTCATCGCGCCGTGGAGCACGGTGACCTTCGAGCTCGCCACGGTGGATGTCGAGGGGCTCGATCCCCAGGCTCGCCTGCGCGTCTGGTCGCTCGGCCTGGGTGACGAGTCCCGGGCGGCCGGACTGGCCTCGCGCTTCGGCGTCAACCTCGAGGAGGTGAGGGCGGCGGTCCGGGCTGCTCGCGATACGGCCCGGCTCGAGGGCCGCATGGAGGTGGAGGGCGATGAGCAGACCCTCGCGGCCGAGGTGATGGCCCAGGGGGCCCGGCGCATGGGCCGGGTGGTCAGCCGCCTGCGCACCAACGCCCGGATCGAGCACCTCATCGTGCCGCCCGCGATGCGCCAGGCGCTCGAGGACATCGTCGCCTGGTATCGCGCCGGGCCGCGTGTCCGCGGCGAATGGCACCTGGCGGAGCGCTCGCCCCTGGGGCGGGGGTTGAGCTGCCTCTTCGCGGGTCCTCCGGGCACGGGCAAGACCTTCGCCGCGCAGTGCCTCGCCGGCACGCTCGGCCTCAACCTCTACCGGATCGACCTCAGCCAGGTCGTCTCCAAGTACATCGGTGAGACGGAGAAGGCGCTGCACCGGATCTTCGAGGAGGCCGAGTCGGGTCACGGCATCCTCCTCTTCGACGAGGCCGACGCGCTCTTCGGCAAGCGCTCCGAGGTGAAGGACGCCCACGACCGCTACGCCAACATCGAGGTGGGCTACCTGCTGCAGCGGCTCGAGTCCTTCGAGGGCGTGTCGATCCTGACCACCAACCTGCGCAACCACATCGACCCGGCGTTCGTCCGGCGCCTGGCCTTCATCCTCGACTTCCCCATGCCGGACGCGCGCACGCGCCGCACCCTCTGGGAGCAGTCGCTGCCACCCCGGGAGCGCTGGGAGCCATCGCTCGACCTGGGGCAGTTCGTCGAGCGCTTTCCCCTGTCGGGCGGAAACATCCACAACATCGGGCTCGCGGCGGCTCACCTCGCCGCCGCGCGGGCGGACGGATCGTT